AGGTGGCGCGCATCGCCCGGGCCCGGCAACTCCCCCCGGAGGTGATAACCCGGCTGATCGCACGTTTTACCCGCACACCGCTGCTGGCGTTTACCGGCCAGCCGGTGGTAAATGTTGTTCAACTGAATCTGGCGCTGGATGCCCTCCACCACCCGGAATAACAAGGAACAGAGATGACAGGGGAACCCGATCGCCCGGATCCGGACCAGCTGCTACACCAGCTCAGCCGCCCGCCCCGGGGAAAGCTGAAGATCTTTTTTGGCGCCTGTGCCGGGGTGGGGAAAACCTACGCCATGCTCCAGGAGGCCCGGCGCCTGCATCAGCAGGGGCTGAATATTCTGGTGGGGGTGGTGGAAACCCACGGCCGCCAGGAGACCGCCGCCCTGTTAGCCAGCCTGCCATTGTTGCCCCCGCGGCGGCTCCTCCACCGGGGGCGCCGCATTGGCGAGTTCGATCTGGATGGCGCCCTCTCCCGTAACCCGGCGCTGGTGCTGGTTGATGAGCTGGCCCACAGTAACGCCCCGGGCTCCCGGCACCCGAAGCGCTGGCAGGATGTGGAGGAGCTACTGGCGGCGGGGATCGACGTGTTCACCACCGTTAACGTACAGCATCTGGAGAGCCTTAATGACGTGGTGGGCGGCGTGACCGGCGTACAGGTGCGGGAAACCGTGCCGGACCCGATCTTCGACGCCGCCGATGAAGTTGTGCTGGTGGATCTGCCCCCGGACGATCTGCGCCAGCGCCTGCACGAGGGCAAGGTCTATATCTCCGGCCAGGCCGAGCGGGCCATTGAGCACTTTTTCCGCAAGGGCAACCTGATCGCCCTGCGCGAACTGGCGCTGCGGCGCACCGCCGACCGGGTTGATGAGCAAATGCGCGCCTGGCGGGCTGAGCGCGGGCGGGAAAAGGTCTGGCACACCCGGGACGCCATCCTGCTCTGTATTGGCCACACCGGCGATAACGACAAGCTGGTGCGCACCGCCGCCCGGCTGGCCGGGAAACTGGGCAGCGACTGGCACGCAGTCTTTGTGGAGACCCCGCGCTTGCATCAGCTCCCCCCGGCACAGCGGCGGCGCATTCTCAACGCCCTGAGACTGGCCCAGGAGCTGGGGGCCCAGACCGCAACCCTCTCAGATCCCAGCGAGGAAAAGGCGCTGGTGCGCTATGCCCGGGACCACAACCTCGGCAAAATGATTACTGGCCGCCGCACCCTGCACCGCTGGTGGCCGCGCCCCCCGTTTGCCGATCGCCTGGCCCGGCTGGCGCCGGATCTGGACATTATGGTGGTGGCCGTTGACGAAAAAGCCCCCGCAGACCCCCGTAAAACGCCGGATAACCGTCCGTTTGGCGAAAAATGGCGGGTACAGATCCAGGGGTGCCTGGTGGCTGTGGCCCTGTGCGCCCTGATTACGCTGTTCGCCCGCCAGTTTATGATGGGGTTTGACGCCGCCAACCTGGTGATGATCTACCTGCTGGGGGTGGTGGTAGTGGCCCTGTTTTACGGGCGCTGGCCTTCGGTGCTGGCAACCGTGATTAACGTGCTGAGTTTCGATCTGTTCTTTATTGCCCCCCACGGCACCCTCGCCGTGTCGGATGTCCAGTACCTGCTGACATTCAGCGTGATGCTGGTGGTGGGGCTGACCATCGGTAATCTGACTGCCGGGGTGCGCTACCAGGCGCGCATCGCCCGCTACCGGGAGCAGCGCACCCGCCACCTGTATGAAATGTCCCGGGCCCTGGCCACCACCCGCTCAGTGCGGGATATTGCCGCCACCAGCGAGCACTTTCTCGGTAACAGTTTCCGGGCCCGCTGCCAGGTGCTGACCCCGGACGAGCACGGCAAACTCACCGCCCTGACCGCCCCGGACAGCGACCCCTTCTGGGATGATGCCATTGCCCGCTGGAGCTTTGATAAAGGCCTGCCGGCCGGGGCCGGAACCGACACCCTGCCGGGGATGCCCTGGCGGGTTCTTCCCCTGAGCACCCCCAGCCAGACCCTGGGCCTGGTGGTGATTGAGCCGGAGAATCTGCGCCAGCTCATGGTGCCCGAACAGCAGCGCCTGCTGGAGACCTTCACCCTGCTGTGCGCCACCGCCCTGGAGCGCCAGCTGCTGGCCACCAGCGAAGAGCAGGCACGGATCGCCAGCGAGCGGGAGCAGATTCGTAATGCCCTGCTTTCGGCCCTCTCCCACGATCTGCGCACCCCGCTTACGGTGCTGTTCGGCCAGGCCGAGATCCTGACCCTGGACCTGGCCTGTGCCGGCTCACCCCACGCCCGGCAGGCCAGCGAAATTCGCGAATATATTCTCAACACCACCCGGCTGGTGAATAACCTGCTGGATATGGCGCGCATCCAGTCCGGGGGGTTTAACCTGCATAAAGAGTGGCTGACCCTTGAAGAGGTGGTCGGCAGCGCCCTGAAAACCCTGGAGCCGCTGGCGGCCGGGCACCCCGTCACCCTGGATATTCCCGACCCGCTCGCCCTGATCCAGGTCGACGGCCCGCTGTTTGAACGGGTGCTGATCAACCTGCTGGAGAACGCCATCAAATATGCCGGACCCGGCGCACACATTAGCCTTCACGCCCGCTGCCCGCAGGCTATGCTGGAAGTGGACATCCGCGATAACGGCCCCGGAATCCCCTCCGGGCAGGAGCAGACTATTTTTGATAAGTTCGCCCGCGGCAGTAAGGAGTCCGCCATCCCGGGCGTGGGGCTTGGCCTGGCCATTTGCCGGGCGATAATGGATGTGCACGGCGGTACAATTACCGCAGAGAACGCCCCCGAAGGCGGGGCGGTCTTTCATCTCCGGGTGCCCCAGCCCCCGGCCCCGGAACTGGATGAAAATGAGGTTATGTGACCAGCATACTGATTGTTGAAGATGAAAAAGCCATTGTCCGTTTCCTGCGTACCGCGCTGGAGAGCGACGGGCTGCGCGTCTATGACGCCGACACCCTGCAACGGGGGCTGACGGAAGCGGCCACCCGCCAGCCAGCCCTGACCATTCTTGACCTCGGCCTGCCGGACGGCGACGGTATCGATTTTATCCGCGAGGTGCGCCAGTGGTCCCCGATGCCGGTGATTGTGCTCTCTGCCCGCAGCGACGAGCAGGATAAAATTGCCGCCCTGGATGCCGGGGCAGACGACTACCTCAGTAAGCCGTTTGGGATTGGTGAGCTCCAGGCCCGGGTGCGTGTGGCCCTGCGCCGCCAGGCCACCGGCGTTGCCGGACCCACCTTCAGCTTTGGGGATATTCAGGTTGATCTCGCCGCCCACCGTATCACCCGGGGAGAGGCCGATATCCACCTGACCCCGATTGAGTTTCGCCTGCTGGCAGTGCTGCTTAATAACGCCGGAAAAGTGCTGACCCAGCGCCAGTTACTCAACCAGGTCTGGGGGCCAAACGCCGTTGAGCACAGCCACTATTTGCGTATTTATATGGGCCACCTGCGCCAGAAACTGGAGCAGGATCCGGCCCGCCCGCGCCACCTGCTGACAGAAACCGGCATCGGCTATCGTTTTATGCTCTGAGCCGCCGCCGGGTGCCCGGTAATTGGCTTTTCACCTCCGGGGAGTAGAATAACTCCCCTTCTTACTCTTAACGGATGGACAGACACAATGAGCGCCTGGCTACTCTATGCGCTGCTCTCTGCCGCCAGTGCGGCACTGGTGGCGATTTGCGGCAAAATCGGGCTTCAGCATCTGGATGCCAACACCGCCACGGCTGTGCGCGCGGTGGTGATGGCCCTGTTTCTGGTGGGTGTGGTGGTGGTCCAGGGGAAGGTCAGCCTGGTAAGCCAGGTCCTTGCGGATCGCAAGGCGCTGCTGTGGATTGTCTGTAGCGGGGTCGCCGGGGCGCTTTCCTGGCTGTTCTACTTTATGGCGATTAAAGCGGGGCCGGTCTCCCGGGTGGCCCCCATCGACAAGCTGAGCGTGGTGTTTTCCGTGGTGCTGGCGGTTATTTTGTTCGGGGAGAGGCTCTCCCTGGTGGCCGGGGCGGGTGTGGCGCTGATTGCCGCGGGTGCCCTGCTGGTCGCACTGGGCTGAGCCTCAAAGGCGTTGTTAACCGGCCACAGGCTATGCTCAGGGCAAGCGAACCCATGAGATAACGCGCCTCACCGCCACATATAAAGCAAAAAGGAACGCCGGGGCGTTCCTTTTTATTATCCGTCAGTCAGCGCTGCGCTTATCTGGCGTTTTTCAGCACTTCGCTGACAATCTCAACCGCTTCTTTTTCGATCTGCTTACGGTGCTCATCACCGAGGAAGCTCTCGCAGTAAATCTTGTACGCGTCTTCCGTGCCTGACGGACGGGCGGCAAACCAGCCGTTGTCGGTCATCACTTTCAGGCCGCCGATAGAGGCACCGTTACCCGGGGCCGCCGTCAGGCGTGCGGTGATCGGGTCACCGGCCAGGGTGCTGGCGCTGACCATCTCCGGGGAGAGCTTAGACAGCGCCGCTTTCTGTGCAGAGGTGGCAGATGCCTGTAAACGGTTGTAGCTCGGCGCACCGAAACGCGCGGCCAGCTCGTCGTAATGCTGCTGCGGGTTCTTACCGGTCACGGCAGTAATCTCCGCCGCCAGCAGGCACATGATGATGCCGTCTTTATCGGTAGACCACGGGGTGCCATTAAAGCGCAGGAAGGATGCCCCGGCGCTCTCTTCACCACCGAAACCGAAGCTGCCGTCGAACAGGCCGTCCACAAACCATTTAAAGCCCACCGGCACTTCAACCAGCTTACGGCCCAGGTCGTTAACTACCCGGTCAATCATCGCAGAAGAGACCAGGGTTTTGCCCACGGCAACATCACTGCCCCACTGAGGACGATGCCGGAACAGATAGTTGATCGCCACCGCCAGGTAGTGGTTCGGGTTCATCAGCCCCGCCGGGGTGACGATACCGTGACGGTCGTAGTCCGGGTCATTGGCGAAGGCCAGATCGAACTTGTCGCGCAGCGCCAGCAGGCCCGCCATGGCGCACTCGGAAGAGCAGTCCATGCGGATAGCCCCGTCTTTGTCCAGGTGCATAAAGCGGAAGGTCTGATCAACCTGATCGTTTACGATGGTCAGATCCAGCTTGTAGAACTCAGCAATGCGTTTCCAGTATTCAATACCGGAGCCGCCTAACGGATCGACACCCAGTTTCAGCCCGGCTTTCTGGATAGCTTTCATATCCACAATATCCGCCAGACCTTCGATATACGGCTGTACCAGATCCACTTCTTTTACGTGACCACTGGCCAGGGCCTGGGCCAGCGGCAGGCGTTTCACGCCCTTGAGACCATCGGCCAGCAGCGCATTCGCGCGCTCTTCGATAACTTTGGTAACGTTGGTATCCGCAGGCCCACCGTTTGGCGGGTTGTATTTGATACCGCCATCTTCCGGCGGGTTATGGGACGGGGTAATGACGATACCGTCCGCCTGCGGGCCCGCTTTCTGGTTGTGAACCAGAATCGCGTTTGATACGGCAGGGGTCGGCGTAAAGCCGTTATCCTGCTGGACTATCACATCCACACCGTTGGCCGCCAACACTTCCAGTACGGAAATGAAGGCCGGTTCAGAGAGTGCGTGAGTATCCTTTCCCACATAGCACGGGCCGGTAATGCCGTTCTTCGCGCGGTTCTCAGCAATTGCCTGGGCAATAGCCAGAATATGCGGCTCATTAAAGCTGTGGCGCGCTGCGCTGCCGCGGTGCCCGGAGGTGCCAAATTTTACCGCATGCTCCGGGTTAGCAATATCGGGGGCCAGTACATAATACTGAGCGGTCAGTTGAGCGACGTTAATCAGGTCGCTCTGCTGCGCCGGAAGACCGGCACGAGGATGGTTAGCCATTGTCAGTTCCTTTCCATGTTTGACGCGAAAATCAGATAGTGCCGCAGACTTTTTCGATAAGCTCCGCCGGGAACTGCATCGATTGCATGATGTGTTCTACCATCGCGCATTTGCGGCCAGTATTGGTGTTCGTAATTACCCAGTACGGGGTAGCCGGGACCTGTTTAGGTTTGGTCTGGTTACCACTTTTCAACAACGTTTGCGCGTCAGAGGCGAAGTATACGCGTGTCCGACCATGCAATGATTCCGTTGCGGCGCCAAAGGCGCTCTCATCCAGTGAGTAGAGGGTCGTCAGAATTAATAAGAAACGATTAACCGCTTTTTTCTGCTCTGCGTACTCATCAGAGAGTAGCAGTTCCCGCATCGCGCGCACGCGGCCCCGGGCGTTGTTCGCCGGTTTTTCTGCCACAGCAGGCGCAGCAGGTGCTGCTGCGGTGGCGGATTTTACAGGGGCCTGGCTGCCAGATGCGGTCTGTGCAGTAGCGATTTTCAGCATTCGCCGTAAAATGTCGGACGCGCTCTCGCCAATGTGCAGAGTGTGGCTGGCAATATAGCGATACAGCTCGTCATCAACTTCAATCGTTTTCATCTTTATCCGGTGCAATAATCTTTCTGAATACAAGTCGTCAGGGTTTACCCTTCATGCCCAGTTAACGGCCAGGACTCCAGACGCCTGAAATCAGTACCTGGAATTTACGGCATTGACGCCGTCCTGCAAGCCGAAAAATCTGAGAGTGAACGCGCCCCCGACTTCCCGCAATACGAAACCCGGCTGGTCATAATGTTAATTAATCGTTACTATGCCGCCGGACGCTAGAATGCGGAACATAATACCCTAACCTGACCTCAGCCAAAAAAGAACTTTGCCATGAAATTACACGCCCGGGTGCAAAGCGCACAACAAACACAGCAGAATTTACCCGTTGTCCTGATCCACGGCCTGTTTGGCAGCCTGGATAACTTAGGGGTGCTGGCGCGGGACCTGGTTAACGATCATACCGTGATGCAGGTGGATTTACGCAACCACGGCCTGTCGCCGCGCAGCCCGGATATGCACTGGGCCGCGCTGGCCGGGGATATTCTCGACACCATGGACAGTGCCGGGTTTGAGCGGGCCATTCTGATAGGCCACTCCATGGGGGGGAAAACCGCCATGGCCACCACTGCACTGGCGCCTGAGCGCATTGATAAGCTGGTCGCGATTGATATTTCACCGGTGGATTATCATCTGCGCCGTCACGACGATATTTTCGCCGCTATCCGGGCGGTGAGTGCCGCAGGCGTGACCACCCGCCACGATGCGGCGGCGATCATGCGTGAGCATATAAAAGAAGAAGGCGTTATCCAGTTTATTCTCAAGTCCTTTGTCCAGGGCGAGTGGCGCTTTAATGTGCCGGTGCTGTGGGACGCGTATGCCAGTATCGTCGGCTGGGACGATGTGCCCGCCTGGCCACACCCGGCCATGTTTATCTGCGGTGGCGACTCGCCCTATGTAAAACCCGAGTACCGCCCGGCTATTTTACGCCAGTTCCCCCAGGCTCAGGCCCACGTGATAGCCGGTACAGGCCACTGGGTTCATGCTGAAAAACCCGACGCGGTGCTGCGGGTGATCCGCCAGTTTCTCGCCGCCGGGCAGGAATCCGCCTAAAAACTCGCCGACTGATTTTCAGATTAGCCTTACGCGTTGGCGCGCCCTGCTCCCTGTTGTATGATGGCGCGCTGATTAATACGCCCGGGCTTAATGCTCCGTCGCCTGTTTCCCCTGGCAATATTCTTTATCATGGCAAAAGAACAAACGGACCGGACGACACTCGATCTGTTCGCAGACGAACGTCGCCCGGGTCGACCGAAAACCAATCCGTTATCCCGTGACGAACAGTTACGCATAAATAAACGGAACCAGCTCAAA
This Shimwellia blattae DSM 4481 = NBRC 105725 DNA region includes the following protein-coding sequences:
- the kdpD gene encoding two-component system sensor histidine kinase KdpD, producing the protein MTGEPDRPDPDQLLHQLSRPPRGKLKIFFGACAGVGKTYAMLQEARRLHQQGLNILVGVVETHGRQETAALLASLPLLPPRRLLHRGRRIGEFDLDGALSRNPALVLVDELAHSNAPGSRHPKRWQDVEELLAAGIDVFTTVNVQHLESLNDVVGGVTGVQVRETVPDPIFDAADEVVLVDLPPDDLRQRLHEGKVYISGQAERAIEHFFRKGNLIALRELALRRTADRVDEQMRAWRAERGREKVWHTRDAILLCIGHTGDNDKLVRTAARLAGKLGSDWHAVFVETPRLHQLPPAQRRRILNALRLAQELGAQTATLSDPSEEKALVRYARDHNLGKMITGRRTLHRWWPRPPFADRLARLAPDLDIMVVAVDEKAPADPRKTPDNRPFGEKWRVQIQGCLVAVALCALITLFARQFMMGFDAANLVMIYLLGVVVVALFYGRWPSVLATVINVLSFDLFFIAPHGTLAVSDVQYLLTFSVMLVVGLTIGNLTAGVRYQARIARYREQRTRHLYEMSRALATTRSVRDIAATSEHFLGNSFRARCQVLTPDEHGKLTALTAPDSDPFWDDAIARWSFDKGLPAGAGTDTLPGMPWRVLPLSTPSQTLGLVVIEPENLRQLMVPEQQRLLETFTLLCATALERQLLATSEEQARIASEREQIRNALLSALSHDLRTPLTVLFGQAEILTLDLACAGSPHARQASEIREYILNTTRLVNNLLDMARIQSGGFNLHKEWLTLEEVVGSALKTLEPLAAGHPVTLDIPDPLALIQVDGPLFERVLINLLENAIKYAGPGAHISLHARCPQAMLEVDIRDNGPGIPSGQEQTIFDKFARGSKESAIPGVGLGLAICRAIMDVHGGTITAENAPEGGAVFHLRVPQPPAPELDENEVM
- the kdpE gene encoding two-component system response regulator KdpE, whose amino-acid sequence is MTSILIVEDEKAIVRFLRTALESDGLRVYDADTLQRGLTEAATRQPALTILDLGLPDGDGIDFIREVRQWSPMPVIVLSARSDEQDKIAALDAGADDYLSKPFGIGELQARVRVALRRQATGVAGPTFSFGDIQVDLAAHRITRGEADIHLTPIEFRLLAVLLNNAGKVLTQRQLLNQVWGPNAVEHSHYLRIYMGHLRQKLEQDPARPRHLLTETGIGYRFML
- a CDS encoding EamA family transporter — encoded protein: MSAWLLYALLSAASAALVAICGKIGLQHLDANTATAVRAVVMALFLVGVVVVQGKVSLVSQVLADRKALLWIVCSGVAGALSWLFYFMAIKAGPVSRVAPIDKLSVVFSVVLAVILFGERLSLVAGAGVALIAAGALLVALG
- the pgm gene encoding phosphoglucomutase (alpha-D-glucose-1,6-bisphosphate-dependent), with product MANHPRAGLPAQQSDLINVAQLTAQYYVLAPDIANPEHAVKFGTSGHRGSAARHSFNEPHILAIAQAIAENRAKNGITGPCYVGKDTHALSEPAFISVLEVLAANGVDVIVQQDNGFTPTPAVSNAILVHNQKAGPQADGIVITPSHNPPEDGGIKYNPPNGGPADTNVTKVIEERANALLADGLKGVKRLPLAQALASGHVKEVDLVQPYIEGLADIVDMKAIQKAGLKLGVDPLGGSGIEYWKRIAEFYKLDLTIVNDQVDQTFRFMHLDKDGAIRMDCSSECAMAGLLALRDKFDLAFANDPDYDRHGIVTPAGLMNPNHYLAVAINYLFRHRPQWGSDVAVGKTLVSSAMIDRVVNDLGRKLVEVPVGFKWFVDGLFDGSFGFGGEESAGASFLRFNGTPWSTDKDGIIMCLLAAEITAVTGKNPQQHYDELAARFGAPSYNRLQASATSAQKAALSKLSPEMVSASTLAGDPITARLTAAPGNGASIGGLKVMTDNGWFAARPSGTEDAYKIYCESFLGDEHRKQIEKEAVEIVSEVLKNAR
- the seqA gene encoding replication initiation negative regulator SeqA; protein product: MKTIEVDDELYRYIASHTLHIGESASDILRRMLKIATAQTASGSQAPVKSATAAAPAAPAVAEKPANNARGRVRAMRELLLSDEYAEQKKAVNRFLLILTTLYSLDESAFGAATESLHGRTRVYFASDAQTLLKSGNQTKPKQVPATPYWVITNTNTGRKCAMVEHIMQSMQFPAELIEKVCGTI
- the ybfF gene encoding esterase, producing the protein MKLHARVQSAQQTQQNLPVVLIHGLFGSLDNLGVLARDLVNDHTVMQVDLRNHGLSPRSPDMHWAALAGDILDTMDSAGFERAILIGHSMGGKTAMATTALAPERIDKLVAIDISPVDYHLRRHDDIFAAIRAVSAAGVTTRHDAAAIMREHIKEEGVIQFILKSFVQGEWRFNVPVLWDAYASIVGWDDVPAWPHPAMFICGGDSPYVKPEYRPAILRQFPQAQAHVIAGTGHWVHAEKPDAVLRVIRQFLAAGQESA